The following coding sequences are from one Apodemus sylvaticus chromosome X, mApoSyl1.1, whole genome shotgun sequence window:
- the Tceal1 gene encoding transcription elongation factor A protein-like 1 isoform X1, whose amino-acid sequence MDAKVVTRDLSPAVTRTPHVTRSLCLPNSLSHPGPFCLSRHRLSITLWSRRKAENNNCLKKLLNMENSRNENEEQPESTLKIDEEQPALEQSPENQCSEEDQFSEDLSSEEQSSSEEEFFPEELLPELLPEMLLSEDRPPQECLSQKNLFEDCIPMEQPPCGMGKHKLEEGSFKERLARSRPQFRGDIHGRNLSNEEMIQAADELEEMKRVRNKLMIMHWKAKRSRPYPI is encoded by the exons ATGGACGCCAAAGTGGTTACTAGGGATCTGAGCCCAGCTGTGACGCGCACCCCTCACGTGACCAGGAGCCTATGTCTGCCCAATTCCCTCTCTCATCCTGGTCCTTTTTGCCTGTCCAGACACCGTCTTTCTATTACCCTTTGGTCGAGAAGGAAAGCAGAA AATAATAATTGCTTGAAGAAACTTCTCAACATGGAAAACTCacgcaatgaaaatgaagaacaaCCAGAGAGCACTCTAAAGATCGATGAAGAGCAGCCTGCACTGGAGCAGTCTCCTGAAAATCAGTGCTCTGAGGAGGACCAATTCTCGGAGGATCTGTCCTCCGAGGAGCAGTCCTCCTCCGAGGAGGAGTTCTTTCCTGAAGAGCTTCTGCCTGAGCTGCTGCCAGAGATGCTGCTGTCTGAAGATCGTCCTCCGCAGGAGTGTCTCTCACAGAAGAACCTGTTCGAAGACTGTATTCCCATGGAGCAGCCTCCCTGTGGGATGGGCAAACACAAGCTAGAGGAGGGAAGTTTCAAAGAAAGGCTGGCCCGTTCCCGCCCTCAATTCAGAGGAGACATTCATGGTAGAAATTTAAGTAATGAAGAAATGATACAGGCAGCGGATGAGTTGGAAGAGATGAAGAGAGTGCGAAATAAACTGATGATAATGCATTGGAAGGCAAAACGGAGCCGCCCTTACCCTATTTAA
- the Tceal1 gene encoding transcription elongation factor A protein-like 1 isoform X2, producing the protein MENSRNENEEQPESTLKIDEEQPALEQSPENQCSEEDQFSEDLSSEEQSSSEEEFFPEELLPELLPEMLLSEDRPPQECLSQKNLFEDCIPMEQPPCGMGKHKLEEGSFKERLARSRPQFRGDIHGRNLSNEEMIQAADELEEMKRVRNKLMIMHWKAKRSRPYPI; encoded by the coding sequence ATGGAAAACTCacgcaatgaaaatgaagaacaaCCAGAGAGCACTCTAAAGATCGATGAAGAGCAGCCTGCACTGGAGCAGTCTCCTGAAAATCAGTGCTCTGAGGAGGACCAATTCTCGGAGGATCTGTCCTCCGAGGAGCAGTCCTCCTCCGAGGAGGAGTTCTTTCCTGAAGAGCTTCTGCCTGAGCTGCTGCCAGAGATGCTGCTGTCTGAAGATCGTCCTCCGCAGGAGTGTCTCTCACAGAAGAACCTGTTCGAAGACTGTATTCCCATGGAGCAGCCTCCCTGTGGGATGGGCAAACACAAGCTAGAGGAGGGAAGTTTCAAAGAAAGGCTGGCCCGTTCCCGCCCTCAATTCAGAGGAGACATTCATGGTAGAAATTTAAGTAATGAAGAAATGATACAGGCAGCGGATGAGTTGGAAGAGATGAAGAGAGTGCGAAATAAACTGATGATAATGCATTGGAAGGCAAAACGGAGCCGCCCTTACCCTATTTAA